In one Alnus glutinosa chromosome 14, dhAlnGlut1.1, whole genome shotgun sequence genomic region, the following are encoded:
- the LOC133857256 gene encoding thiamine phosphate phosphatase-like protein, with protein MAGATAVVAFDFDRTIIDGDSDNWVITEMGLTRLFNELRSTLPWNSLMDRMMKELHLQGKTAEDIMECLKRTPLDPCIVSAIRAAHALGCDLIVISDANRFYIEAILEHHGLLGCFSVIYTNPSFVDEEGRLRIFPFHDSSSSPHGCKLCPSHMCKGLVIGQIQASVSESGKKRFIYLGDGNGDYCPTLKLGESDYVMPRKNYPLWNRICSNPTLIKAQVHEWSTGEELERVLQHLIDTIVI; from the exons ATGGCGGGAGCAACAGCGGTGGTGGCGTTTGACTTTGACCGAACGATCATCGACGGTGATAGCGACAATTGGGTAATCACAGAGATGGGTCTCACCCGCCTCTTCAACGAGCTCCGCTCTACCTTGCCTTGGAACTCTCTTATG GATAGGATGATGAAGGAGCTACACTTACAAGGCAAAACTGCCGAGGACATTATGGAGTGCCTGAAACGGACTCCGTTGGACCCGTGTATTGTCTCGGCTATTAGAGCAGCTCATGCTcttgg ATGTGACTTGATTGTAATTAGCGATGCGAACCGGTTTTACATTGAGGCAATCTTGGAGCATCATGGTCTATTGGGGTGCTTTTCTGTGATTTACACAAACCCAAGTTTTGTGGATGAAGAGGGACGGCTTAGGATCTTTCCCTTTCATGATTCAAGTTCATCTCCTCACGGTTGCAAATTGTGCCCTTCACATATGTGCAAG GGTCTGGTGATTGGCCAAATCCAAGCTTCTGTTTCTGAAAGTGGCAAAAAAAGATTCATTTACCTTGGAGATGGTAATGGCGATTATTGCCCAACTCTGAAGCTTGGGGAAAGCGATTATGTGATGCCAAGGAAGAATTATCCTCTGTGGAACCGTATTTGTAGCAATCCAACACTAATCAAGGCACAAGTCCATGAATGGAGCACTGGAGAGGAGCTGGAGAGAGTCCTACAACACCTTATTGATACAATTGTCATCTAA
- the LOC133857983 gene encoding protein NDL1-like isoform X1, which translates to MAESNDSVSVDMEKIYLGGKEHLIRTGRGSVSVIVYGDQDKPALLTYPDLALNHVSCFQGLFFCPEAASLLLHNFCIYHISPPGHELGAAAICPEDSVPSVDDLADQIIEVLNFFGLGAVMCMGVTAGAYILTLFAMKYRERVLGLILVSPLCKAPSWTEWIYNKVMSNLLYFYGMCGLLKECLLQRYFSKEVRGNAGVPESDIVQACRRLLDERQSINVFRFLQAINRRPDIAEGLKRLRCRTLIFVGDSSPFHSEALDMISKLDRRFSALVEVQACGSMVTEEQPHAMLIPMEFFFMGYGLYRPCHFSDSPRSPLSPSCISPELLSPESMGLKLKPIKTRISLDV; encoded by the exons ATGGCAGAATCCAACGACTCCGTTTCCGTTGATATGGAGAAGATCTATCTCGGTGGAAAG GAACATCTTATAAGAACTGGCCGTGGTTCTGTGTCTGTTATAGTCTATGGAGACCAAGACAAGCCAGCACTACTTACTTATCCTGATTTAGCTTTAAATC ACGTGTCTTGTTTTCAAGGATTATTTTTCTGTCCTGAAGCAGCTTCTTTGTTGCTCCACAACTTCTGCATTTACCATATCAGTCCCCCTGGGCATGAG TTAGGAGCTGCTGCAATTTGTCCTGAAGATTCTGTACCTTCTGTTGATGATTTAGCGGATCAGATCATTGAGGTTCTCAACTTTTTTgg GCTCGGTGCAGTGATGTGCATGGGGGTAACAGCGGGTGCCTACATCCTTACCCTATTTGCA ATGAAATATAGGGAACGTGTTCTTGGTTTAATACTTGTGTCCCCTTTATGCAAAGCACCCTCTTGGACTGAATGGATATATAATAAG GTGATGTCAAATTTGCTATATTTTTATGGCATGTGTGGTTTGCTGAAAGAGTGTTTGCTTCAGCGGTACTTCAGCAAG GAAGTTCGTGGTAATGCGGGAGTTCCAGAATCAGATATAGTCCAAGCATGCAGAAGA TTACTCGATGAGAGGCAGAGCATAAATGTTTTCCGGTTTCTTCAAGCAATCAATAG GAGACCAGACATCGCTGAAGGGCTGAAGAGACTAAGATGCCGTACGCTAATTTTTGTTGGGGATAGCTCTCCTTTCCATTCTGAGGCTCTCGACATGATTTCAAAACTGGACCGGAGATTTAGTGCCTTAGTTGAG GTCCAGGCTTGTGGATCAATGGTGACAGAGGAGCAACCGCATGCAATGTTGATACCCATGGAGTTCTTCTTCATGGGGTACGGGTTGTATAGGCCGTGCCACTTCAGCGACAGCCCGAGGAGTCCGCTCAGCCCATCTTGCATCTCCCCAGAACTTCTCTCTCCAGAAAGCATGGGTTTGAAGCTAAAACCGATAAAGACGCGTATTTCGCTCGATGTTTAA
- the LOC133857983 gene encoding protein NDL1-like isoform X2, translating into MAESNDSVSVDMEKIYLGGKEHLIRTGRGSVSVIVYGDQDKPALLTYPDLALNPSLLLHNFCIYHISPPGHELGAAAICPEDSVPSVDDLADQIIEVLNFFGLGAVMCMGVTAGAYILTLFAMKYRERVLGLILVSPLCKAPSWTEWIYNKVMSNLLYFYGMCGLLKECLLQRYFSKEVRGNAGVPESDIVQACRRLLDERQSINVFRFLQAINRRPDIAEGLKRLRCRTLIFVGDSSPFHSEALDMISKLDRRFSALVEVQACGSMVTEEQPHAMLIPMEFFFMGYGLYRPCHFSDSPRSPLSPSCISPELLSPESMGLKLKPIKTRISLDV; encoded by the exons ATGGCAGAATCCAACGACTCCGTTTCCGTTGATATGGAGAAGATCTATCTCGGTGGAAAG GAACATCTTATAAGAACTGGCCGTGGTTCTGTGTCTGTTATAGTCTATGGAGACCAAGACAAGCCAGCACTACTTACTTATCCTGATTTAGCTTTAAATC CTTCTTTGTTGCTCCACAACTTCTGCATTTACCATATCAGTCCCCCTGGGCATGAG TTAGGAGCTGCTGCAATTTGTCCTGAAGATTCTGTACCTTCTGTTGATGATTTAGCGGATCAGATCATTGAGGTTCTCAACTTTTTTgg GCTCGGTGCAGTGATGTGCATGGGGGTAACAGCGGGTGCCTACATCCTTACCCTATTTGCA ATGAAATATAGGGAACGTGTTCTTGGTTTAATACTTGTGTCCCCTTTATGCAAAGCACCCTCTTGGACTGAATGGATATATAATAAG GTGATGTCAAATTTGCTATATTTTTATGGCATGTGTGGTTTGCTGAAAGAGTGTTTGCTTCAGCGGTACTTCAGCAAG GAAGTTCGTGGTAATGCGGGAGTTCCAGAATCAGATATAGTCCAAGCATGCAGAAGA TTACTCGATGAGAGGCAGAGCATAAATGTTTTCCGGTTTCTTCAAGCAATCAATAG GAGACCAGACATCGCTGAAGGGCTGAAGAGACTAAGATGCCGTACGCTAATTTTTGTTGGGGATAGCTCTCCTTTCCATTCTGAGGCTCTCGACATGATTTCAAAACTGGACCGGAGATTTAGTGCCTTAGTTGAG GTCCAGGCTTGTGGATCAATGGTGACAGAGGAGCAACCGCATGCAATGTTGATACCCATGGAGTTCTTCTTCATGGGGTACGGGTTGTATAGGCCGTGCCACTTCAGCGACAGCCCGAGGAGTCCGCTCAGCCCATCTTGCATCTCCCCAGAACTTCTCTCTCCAGAAAGCATGGGTTTGAAGCTAAAACCGATAAAGACGCGTATTTCGCTCGATGTTTAA